The following are encoded together in the Roseobacter denitrificans OCh 114 genome:
- a CDS encoding Mu transposase C-terminal domain-containing protein, whose translation MDLSFTNENSHYAFGKFDRVTIEGVGYRLHQETEVGLVFVRDDETQLAEHFTHQKLQWLGNTHAIRVECGYFDPNFAAKRQLQMSTAHGGLVGGVKVRSSKKEAYCQAALDMHGEGLLKFTDESIKANMPALMGRAMELSDNLNPSGKEKLPKGEDFSVRPSPRTLRRWLSAMDNFGRSGLVDRIDCRGNRSNRMGPEAIGLMMKEVRTYLSPEKPSIKHIHEQVQISFHDRNEQRVANGQSPLTIPSRETVRRAIRALDPYQVELARNGEAAARKKFRPVLNGVSVTRPLERVEIDEWTVDVMTLMQSSGIYDLLEDDAKRSLGLYVEGDEDGSGKTKRKKCGRWTLTAAICCATRCIVGMVLSRNPGEEAAVQLLQMITTNKGAWSDAVGGMTPWDMHGTPELIVFDGGAAFKSQRFRMAASDLGVAWEMAMNGVPENRGTIERVFGTFASDFAPRLTGHTFSSIIKKGDADPEKRAVLTLDDFTFALIRWVTDIYHNTPHGGLNGETPVKAWRRLSKEYGVLPPPDMEMMRLCFGQQRQYRLDKTGITILGVRYQAEHLQTYMRRKDPHIVDVRWHPKDMGAISVRLGKEWFEVPALDTSLKGVAAQTWLTAIRHTRSANPTSNRLDNVAVRKAIKAINDRNEQAKQASSLNLEDWSEERMERAERDLLAGVEFFERKAPAQQKGELGHHIPSTEELTGVPMHHNAPKKPSGDATAPSDLPAKPTNITIEED comes from the coding sequence ATGGATCTCTCGTTCACCAACGAAAACTCCCATTACGCCTTTGGCAAATTTGACCGCGTCACCATTGAAGGGGTCGGATATCGGCTCCATCAGGAAACTGAAGTTGGCCTTGTGTTCGTCCGCGATGACGAAACGCAACTTGCTGAGCATTTCACTCATCAGAAGTTGCAGTGGCTTGGGAATACGCACGCAATCCGGGTCGAGTGTGGATATTTCGATCCAAACTTCGCGGCAAAGCGTCAATTGCAGATGAGCACAGCCCACGGTGGTCTCGTCGGTGGCGTCAAGGTTCGGTCAAGCAAGAAGGAAGCGTATTGTCAGGCTGCTCTCGACATGCACGGCGAGGGTCTTTTGAAATTCACGGACGAGTCCATCAAGGCGAACATGCCGGCATTGATGGGTCGTGCCATGGAGCTTTCTGATAATCTCAACCCGTCTGGGAAGGAAAAGCTGCCAAAAGGTGAAGACTTCAGCGTTCGTCCGTCGCCGCGCACCCTACGTCGTTGGCTGAGTGCCATGGATAACTTCGGCCGGAGCGGTCTTGTCGACCGGATCGATTGTCGTGGCAACCGATCGAACCGGATGGGCCCGGAAGCGATTGGTCTGATGATGAAAGAGGTGCGCACGTATCTCTCCCCTGAAAAGCCGTCGATCAAGCATATCCATGAGCAGGTGCAAATCAGCTTCCACGATCGCAACGAGCAGCGCGTCGCAAATGGACAATCGCCGCTCACGATCCCGAGCCGGGAAACCGTGCGCCGCGCCATCCGTGCGCTGGACCCCTATCAGGTTGAATTGGCCCGCAACGGGGAAGCCGCCGCACGCAAGAAGTTCCGGCCGGTTCTGAACGGTGTCTCAGTGACGCGGCCCTTGGAGCGCGTCGAGATTGACGAGTGGACGGTCGACGTCATGACGCTGATGCAGAGCAGCGGGATTTATGACCTCTTAGAGGATGACGCGAAGCGTTCGCTGGGTCTCTATGTCGAAGGTGATGAAGATGGGTCGGGCAAGACGAAGCGTAAAAAATGTGGTCGCTGGACACTGACCGCCGCAATCTGTTGTGCCACGCGCTGCATCGTTGGGATGGTGTTGAGCCGCAATCCTGGAGAGGAAGCGGCTGTTCAGCTTCTGCAGATGATCACGACCAACAAAGGCGCGTGGTCAGATGCTGTGGGAGGCATGACGCCTTGGGACATGCATGGCACCCCTGAGCTGATCGTTTTTGACGGCGGCGCAGCCTTTAAATCGCAACGGTTCCGCATGGCGGCCAGCGATCTTGGCGTCGCATGGGAAATGGCAATGAACGGTGTGCCTGAGAACCGCGGAACCATCGAGCGGGTGTTTGGTACTTTCGCAAGCGATTTTGCACCACGACTGACCGGTCACACTTTCAGCAGCATCATCAAGAAAGGTGATGCCGATCCGGAGAAGCGGGCCGTCCTGACCTTGGATGACTTCACCTTTGCCCTGATCCGTTGGGTGACGGACATCTACCACAATACGCCTCACGGTGGGCTGAATGGCGAGACACCCGTCAAGGCATGGCGTCGCCTGAGCAAGGAGTACGGGGTTCTTCCTCCGCCGGACATGGAGATGATGCGCCTGTGCTTCGGGCAGCAGCGCCAGTATCGCCTCGACAAGACCGGGATCACGATCCTCGGGGTGCGTTACCAGGCTGAACACCTGCAAACCTACATGCGCCGCAAGGATCCGCACATTGTTGATGTGCGGTGGCACCCCAAGGATATGGGCGCGATTTCCGTCCGGTTGGGTAAGGAATGGTTCGAGGTTCCGGCCCTGGACACTTCCCTGAAGGGGGTAGCTGCACAAACCTGGCTGACGGCCATTCGGCACACCCGTTCGGCCAACCCGACCTCGAACCGCTTGGACAATGTAGCGGTGCGCAAAGCCATCAAAGCCATCAATGATCGCAACGAGCAAGCGAAGCAGGCGTCCAGCCTGAACCTTGAAGACTGGTCGGAGGAGCGCATGGAGCGCGCCGAGCGGGACCTGTTGGCCGGGGTCGAATTCTTCGAGCGCAAGGCGCCTGCTCAGCAGAAGGGTGAACTGGGCCATCATATTCCGTCGACGGAAGAATTGACCGGTGTTCCCATGCATCACAACGCGCCGAAAAAGCCGTCTGGCGATGCGACCGCACCCTCGGATCTGCCTGCGAAGCCAACCAATATCACGATCGAGGAGGACTGA